The following proteins are encoded in a genomic region of Thermococcus henrietii:
- a CDS encoding Mrp/NBP35 family ATP-binding protein encodes MIDPREIAISARLENVKRIIPVVSGKGGVGKSLISTTLALALAEKGYKVGLLDLDFHGASDHVILGFEPKEFPEEDKGVVPPTVHGIKFMSIAYYTENRPTPLRGKEISDALIELLTITRWDELDYLVIDMPPGLGDQLLDVLRFLKRGEFLVVATPSKLALNVVEKLIQLLLEEKHKVLGVVENMVLRSEGLDESDVRKLAERYNVPYLIGIPFYPDLDAKIGNVEELMKTEFAEKIRELAEKL; translated from the coding sequence ATGATTGACCCGCGCGAGATAGCCATAAGCGCGAGGCTTGAGAATGTCAAGAGGATAATCCCCGTCGTCAGCGGGAAGGGGGGAGTAGGAAAATCGCTCATCTCGACGACCCTCGCTTTAGCTCTGGCCGAGAAGGGTTATAAGGTCGGCCTGCTTGACCTTGACTTCCACGGAGCCAGCGACCACGTGATTCTCGGCTTCGAACCGAAGGAGTTCCCGGAGGAGGACAAAGGCGTTGTCCCGCCGACTGTCCACGGGATAAAGTTCATGAGCATCGCCTACTACACCGAGAACAGACCCACACCTCTCCGCGGGAAGGAGATAAGCGACGCCCTCATCGAGCTCCTCACGATAACCCGCTGGGACGAGCTTGACTACCTCGTCATCGACATGCCACCTGGACTCGGCGACCAGCTGTTGGATGTCCTCCGCTTCCTCAAGAGGGGTGAGTTCCTCGTCGTTGCAACCCCGTCGAAGCTCGCCCTCAACGTCGTCGAGAAGCTCATACAGTTGCTCCTCGAGGAGAAGCACAAGGTCCTCGGCGTCGTCGAGAACATGGTTCTCCGTTCGGAGGGGCTTGACGAGAGCGACGTCAGGAAGCTCGCCGAGCGCTACAACGTCCCGTACCTCATCGGCATACCCTTCTATCCTGACCTCGACGCAAAGATTGGAAACGTCGAGGAGCTCATGAAGACGGAGTTCGCTGAAAAAATCAGGGAGCTTGCGGAGAAGCTGTGA
- the hypA gene encoding hydrogenase nickel incorporation protein HypA, whose translation MHEWALADAIVRTVLNYAQREGAKRVKAVKVVLGELQDVAEDIVKFAMEQMFAGTIAEGAEIIFEEEEAVFKCRNCGHTWKLKEVKDQFDERIKEDIHFIPDVVHAFLACPKCGSHDFEVVQGRGVYVAGIMIEKEGEA comes from the coding sequence ATGCACGAGTGGGCGCTGGCGGATGCCATAGTCAGGACAGTTCTGAACTACGCCCAGAGGGAGGGGGCGAAGAGAGTAAAGGCAGTCAAAGTCGTTCTCGGCGAACTCCAGGACGTTGCAGAGGACATAGTGAAGTTCGCGATGGAGCAGATGTTCGCGGGAACGATTGCCGAGGGGGCCGAGATAATCTTCGAGGAGGAAGAGGCGGTCTTCAAGTGCCGCAACTGCGGGCACACCTGGAAGCTCAAGGAAGTCAAGGACCAGTTCGACGAGCGCATAAAGGAGGACATCCACTTCATTCCTGATGTCGTCCACGCGTTTCTTGCCTGTCCGAAGTGCGGGAGCCACGACTTTGAGGTCGTCCAGGGAAGGGGCGTTTACGTCGCCGGGATAATGATTGAGAAGGAGGGAGAGGCATGA
- a CDS encoding cation diffusion facilitator family transporter, giving the protein MGHEHGHGLKRNLAISIALNLTITIAEVIGGLISGSLALLSDSLHNFSDSMSLLASYFALKIAERRPNEKYTFGYKRAEILVAFINSAVLIGVSLFLVVEAYRRFRNPRPIDTTVMLPVAVLGLIANLLSVFLLHEHAHGLNVRSAYLHLLSDTLSSVAVVIGGLLIRFYGVEWVDPLVTVLIALYILREAYEVLRESVDVLMEASPELDLEAIKAELESIPGVKNAHHFHAWWVGESGIHFECHLSVEDMPLSEAQRIIDEAEERLRRFGITHVTVQLEVDRCEPGLLCPDA; this is encoded by the coding sequence ATGGGACACGAGCACGGGCACGGGCTTAAAAGGAATCTAGCAATCTCAATCGCCCTGAACCTCACGATAACCATCGCAGAGGTAATCGGCGGTCTCATCTCGGGCAGTCTGGCGCTCCTGAGCGATTCGCTTCACAACTTCAGCGACAGCATGAGCCTGCTCGCGAGCTACTTCGCCCTAAAAATCGCCGAGCGAAGGCCCAACGAGAAGTACACCTTCGGCTACAAGAGGGCCGAAATCCTCGTGGCCTTTATCAACTCCGCCGTCTTAATCGGCGTTTCGCTCTTCCTCGTCGTCGAGGCCTACAGGCGCTTCAGAAACCCCCGGCCGATTGACACGACGGTAATGCTCCCCGTGGCGGTCCTCGGCCTAATCGCGAACCTCCTCTCGGTTTTCCTCCTCCACGAGCACGCCCACGGCCTTAACGTCCGCTCCGCCTACCTTCACCTTCTGAGCGACACCCTCTCGTCGGTGGCCGTCGTGATTGGTGGTTTGTTGATTCGGTTCTACGGCGTCGAGTGGGTTGACCCGCTCGTTACAGTTTTGATAGCGCTCTACATTCTCCGCGAGGCCTACGAGGTGCTGAGGGAGAGCGTTGACGTCCTGATGGAGGCATCGCCGGAGCTCGACCTTGAGGCGATAAAGGCCGAGCTGGAATCGATTCCCGGCGTTAAGAACGCCCACCACTTCCACGCCTGGTGGGTCGGTGAGAGTGGGATTCACTTCGAGTGTCACCTATCTGTTGAGGACATGCCCCTGAGCGAGGCGCAGAGGATTATAGACGAGGCCGAGGAGAGGCTTAGGAGATTTGGGATAACCCACGTTACGGTTCAGCTTGAGGTTGACCGGTGCGAGCCCGGTCTGCTGTGCCCAGACGCCTGA
- a CDS encoding radical SAM/SPASM domain-containing protein, translated as MKAPKTIKEPFPNAMNPSADVKEEVESSEGGGNQVTTALKAFKLILGNPIARALIKPTLKKYEINGRELPALYWALSIYAGESINAPMMVRFQADTIKLLLKLGIKLAHGDEEAVKEALLRDPHIRRGIWVVLEGIAKYGVTVPQRLAGPFLIVWNFTNMCNFRCQHCYQRADKPLASELSLKEKLMLVDQLDKAGVAAVAISGGEPTIHPHFLRIVRELSSRGIHTSVATNGWMFAKKEELEKAIKAGIKYVEVSVDSAKPEKHDRFRGIPGAWEHAVKALENAVELGLSHGMATIMDKETYQEIDDILDLAESIGVRRVIFFNLVPTGRAEDMVKVDLSPEEREEFMKEVYKQMKKRKLEILTTAPQYARVTLLMSQGKSVTPAHFYIGEDNSVKTLAEFIGGCGAGRIYAGIEPDGTVIPCVFLPLPVGNVRHRPFKEIWENSRIFNLLRDRDSWESQCGRCPYKYICGGCRARAYHYTLDLAGDDPGCVINRRLWEEIVKHGKPKALTELNWVDETVVLRGPSLYVPGYYRAVEVAIEKGLAEVYGSQEVHA; from the coding sequence ATGAAGGCTCCGAAAACGATAAAGGAGCCGTTTCCAAACGCAATGAATCCATCCGCAGACGTCAAAGAGGAGGTCGAATCCAGCGAAGGCGGGGGAAATCAAGTAACCACGGCACTGAAGGCATTCAAACTCATCCTCGGAAACCCGATAGCGAGGGCGCTGATAAAGCCGACTCTGAAGAAGTATGAAATCAACGGACGCGAGCTCCCTGCTTTGTACTGGGCGCTAAGCATCTACGCGGGCGAGAGCATAAACGCGCCGATGATGGTCCGCTTCCAGGCGGACACGATAAAGCTCCTGCTCAAGCTCGGCATAAAGCTCGCCCACGGCGACGAGGAGGCCGTCAAGGAGGCCCTGCTGAGGGACCCCCACATAAGGCGCGGAATCTGGGTCGTCCTCGAGGGCATAGCGAAGTACGGCGTCACCGTCCCCCAGCGCCTTGCTGGGCCGTTCCTTATAGTCTGGAACTTCACCAACATGTGCAACTTCCGCTGCCAGCACTGCTACCAGAGGGCAGACAAACCGCTCGCGAGCGAGCTATCCCTCAAGGAGAAGCTGATGCTCGTTGACCAGCTCGACAAGGCCGGCGTCGCGGCGGTTGCGATAAGCGGCGGCGAGCCGACGATACACCCGCACTTCCTCAGAATCGTCAGGGAGCTGTCGAGCAGGGGAATTCACACGTCGGTGGCAACCAACGGCTGGATGTTCGCCAAGAAGGAGGAGCTTGAAAAGGCGATCAAGGCAGGAATAAAGTACGTCGAGGTCAGTGTGGACTCGGCGAAGCCGGAGAAGCACGACAGGTTCCGCGGAATCCCGGGGGCGTGGGAGCACGCGGTGAAGGCCTTGGAGAACGCGGTTGAGCTGGGGCTCAGCCACGGAATGGCCACGATAATGGACAAGGAGACTTACCAGGAGATAGACGACATACTCGACCTCGCCGAGAGCATAGGCGTGAGGCGCGTCATCTTCTTTAACCTCGTGCCCACGGGAAGGGCGGAGGACATGGTCAAGGTGGACCTCTCTCCCGAGGAGCGCGAGGAGTTCATGAAAGAGGTTTACAAGCAGATGAAGAAGAGGAAGCTCGAGATACTGACGACCGCGCCGCAGTACGCGCGCGTTACCCTGCTCATGAGCCAGGGAAAGAGCGTCACGCCGGCGCACTTCTACATAGGCGAGGACAACTCCGTGAAGACGCTCGCCGAGTTCATAGGCGGCTGCGGTGCCGGCAGGATCTACGCGGGAATCGAGCCCGACGGAACAGTGATACCCTGCGTCTTCCTCCCGCTCCCCGTTGGAAACGTCAGGCACAGACCGTTCAAGGAGATATGGGAGAACAGCAGGATATTCAACCTCCTCCGCGACAGGGATAGCTGGGAGAGCCAGTGCGGCCGGTGCCCCTACAAGTACATCTGCGGGGGCTGCCGCGCGAGGGCCTACCACTACACGCTGGATCTAGCCGGCGACGACCCCGGGTGCGTTATCAACAGACGCCTCTGGGAGGAGATAGTTAAGCACGGAAAGCCGAAGGCCCTCACCGAGCTCAACTGGGTGGACGAGACGGTCGTTCTCCGCGGACCGAGCCTCTACGTTCCAGGCTACTACCGGGCCGTTGAGGTGGCGATTGAGAAGGGTCTCGCGGAGGTCTACGGAAGCCAAGAGGTTCACGCATAA
- a CDS encoding GbsR/MarR family transcriptional regulator: protein MGDEKTFVRLIEKIMIRWGYSHVEGKLYAMLLLSEEPLTISQLVERTGFSRSAVSTALNRLVRDYLVEVRRRGRIKYFTAIPAFFEKFLEQPKNLLEKEVLPLEEAVKGLLSSDPPEGTKHRLKAVLAELRLLEYSLLRLMEIEADELRKHYLTDEKPFK, encoded by the coding sequence ATGGGTGACGAAAAGACTTTCGTCAGACTTATTGAGAAAATAATGATTCGTTGGGGTTACTCCCACGTTGAGGGCAAGCTGTATGCGATGCTTCTCCTAAGTGAAGAGCCCCTTACGATTTCTCAACTCGTTGAGAGAACTGGGTTTAGTCGTTCTGCAGTTTCTACTGCTCTCAATCGCCTCGTTCGTGATTATCTGGTTGAAGTTAGGAGGCGGGGTAGAATAAAGTACTTTACAGCCATCCCGGCATTTTTTGAAAAGTTCCTTGAGCAACCTAAGAACCTGCTTGAGAAAGAAGTTCTCCCTCTTGAGGAGGCGGTTAAAGGTTTACTGTCCTCTGACCCCCCAGAGGGTACGAAACATCGTCTTAAGGCAGTCCTTGCCGAGCTCAGACTTCTTGAGTACTCCCTTCTTCGGCTTATGGAGATTGAAGCGGATGAACTCAGGAAGCATTACCTGACTGATGAAAAACCTTTTAAATGA
- a CDS encoding sulfite exporter TauE/SafE family protein: MAFILSVVFSIGGVGSAIAIVPVMGWLGVPLMSAKPTGLFINVLSMLSATVKNLRAKKLDVRFGLPILVTATLASPLGAYSGRFIPHRVVLAVFVAFLLYSGTMMLFFRPKGRERKGNHIVESSLIGGIAGFLGGLLGVGGGGIISPALILLGYEPKKVASTTALIVFFSSLSGFLTYWKLGTLDWELLLWVSLPAILGGWLGTHLMHFKMSSAQVKKVIGVIMYVIALKTLLVALGF; the protein is encoded by the coding sequence ATAGCCTTCATCCTGAGCGTCGTCTTTTCGATAGGTGGCGTCGGTTCGGCCATAGCCATAGTTCCGGTTATGGGATGGCTGGGAGTACCCCTGATGAGCGCCAAGCCGACGGGGCTGTTCATAAACGTCCTCTCGATGCTTTCAGCGACCGTCAAGAACCTGCGGGCGAAAAAGCTTGACGTCCGCTTCGGCCTGCCGATTCTCGTCACCGCGACTTTAGCTTCGCCCCTCGGGGCCTACTCCGGGAGGTTCATACCGCACCGCGTCGTTTTAGCTGTCTTCGTGGCTTTCCTCCTCTACTCGGGGACGATGATGCTCTTCTTCAGGCCGAAGGGGAGGGAAAGGAAGGGTAACCACATCGTTGAAAGCTCGCTCATCGGTGGAATTGCTGGCTTCCTCGGCGGTCTCCTCGGCGTCGGCGGAGGCGGGATAATCAGCCCGGCCCTAATCCTCCTCGGCTACGAGCCGAAGAAAGTCGCCAGCACTACCGCTTTAATAGTGTTCTTCTCCTCGCTGAGCGGTTTTCTGACCTACTGGAAGCTCGGAACCCTTGACTGGGAGTTGCTACTCTGGGTCTCCCTTCCAGCAATACTCGGTGGCTGGCTCGGAACTCACCTGATGCACTTCAAGATGAGCTCGGCTCAGGTAAAAAAGGTGATAGGGGTCATAATGTACGTTATAGCCCTCAAGACGCTCCTCGTCGCGCTGGGCTTCTGA
- the tdt gene encoding TDT family transporter, with the protein MGVKDFAPSWFASVMGTGALALVSKAYSSRLSALNGFAEFLVYLNTLLFLVLLIPWTLRWVKYREEALKDLYHPVLGNFYGTIGVAALVLSADWLFIFGNERLAWAFWLFGVPFVLLFAFLIPYIVFTGDRIDTKNITPAWFIPPVGLIVIPISGAKLMALSSGTVKELMAFINYFAWGAGFFLYLALFAIVLYRFIKHEPMPCGIAPSIWINLGPIGAGTSTLYALVKASDFLKVKEPFLAFGLIFWGFGVWWFVMAVILTLHYIRKLNLPYSLAWWAFIFPFGAYVSATFKVGTTFGINAITDFGFALYWLLLAMWLVTGALTLRNFVFRSPARRGAS; encoded by the coding sequence ATGGGAGTTAAGGACTTCGCCCCAAGCTGGTTCGCGAGCGTGATGGGAACTGGAGCGCTGGCTTTAGTCAGCAAAGCCTACTCATCAAGGCTTTCGGCGTTAAACGGTTTCGCGGAGTTCCTCGTCTACCTCAACACGCTCCTCTTTCTCGTCCTCCTGATTCCGTGGACTCTGAGGTGGGTAAAGTACCGCGAGGAGGCCCTGAAGGACCTCTACCACCCGGTCCTCGGCAACTTCTACGGCACGATAGGCGTCGCGGCTCTCGTTCTCTCAGCGGACTGGCTTTTCATCTTCGGAAATGAAAGGCTCGCCTGGGCCTTCTGGCTCTTCGGCGTTCCTTTCGTCCTGCTCTTCGCCTTCCTGATTCCCTACATCGTCTTCACAGGAGATAGAATAGACACCAAGAACATAACGCCGGCCTGGTTCATTCCACCTGTCGGACTCATAGTAATCCCCATCAGCGGGGCGAAGCTCATGGCGCTCTCCTCGGGAACCGTGAAGGAGCTGATGGCCTTCATCAACTACTTCGCCTGGGGCGCGGGCTTCTTCCTTTACTTGGCCCTCTTCGCGATAGTCCTCTACCGCTTCATAAAGCACGAGCCGATGCCCTGTGGAATCGCCCCGTCAATCTGGATTAACCTCGGACCGATAGGAGCCGGGACGAGCACGCTCTACGCCCTCGTGAAGGCCAGCGACTTCCTAAAGGTGAAGGAGCCGTTCCTGGCGTTCGGATTAATCTTCTGGGGCTTTGGCGTCTGGTGGTTCGTCATGGCGGTAATACTAACGCTCCACTACATCAGGAAGCTCAACCTGCCCTACAGCCTCGCGTGGTGGGCCTTCATCTTCCCCTTCGGCGCCTACGTCAGCGCGACCTTCAAGGTCGGGACGACCTTCGGGATAAACGCGATAACCGACTTCGGCTTCGCCCTCTACTGGCTCCTGCTGGCGATGTGGCTGGTTACCGGAGCCTTAACGCTCAGGAACTTCGTCTTCAGAAGCCCAGCGCGACGAGGAGCGTCTTGA
- a CDS encoding NifB/NifX family molybdenum-iron cluster-binding protein, which produces MRIAIPVEEPSFEGEICEHFGRARYFAVFSVKEGMLNGAELIELPEEHEAGELPRLLKEKNVDVVLANRVGRKALAHFQSLGISVVTGLEGRAVEVVKAFLEGKD; this is translated from the coding sequence ATGAGGATAGCGATTCCCGTCGAGGAGCCCTCATTCGAGGGTGAAATCTGCGAGCATTTCGGGCGGGCGAGGTACTTTGCCGTATTCTCCGTAAAGGAGGGTATGCTCAACGGAGCCGAACTGATAGAACTGCCGGAAGAGCACGAAGCGGGGGAGCTCCCAAGACTTCTAAAGGAGAAAAACGTCGATGTCGTTCTTGCCAACAGGGTCGGCAGAAAGGCCCTCGCACACTTCCAGAGCCTTGGAATTAGCGTTGTCACCGGACTCGAAGGCAGGGCGGTAGAGGTCGTGAAGGCGTTTCTCGAGGGGAAGGATTGA
- a CDS encoding FmdE family protein, with protein sequence MLTLNRLVEARDYEGILRYAREFHGHVCPYLALGIRASIIAMEELGVGRLDYEGSVDERILAIVESNSCFADGVQVTTGCTLGNNSLIYLDLGKTALTLVKRSDWSGVRVYADGERLRKYYPEEATELFNRVVKERKGTEEERKRLWELWEEIAHRMLHLPRGEFKIERVKVRPIEPAPIFDSVRCSRCNELAMASRIVYRDGKSFCLKCAGEKYYAVIGRGIVEVNGDGV encoded by the coding sequence ATGCTGACCCTCAACAGGCTTGTTGAGGCCAGGGATTACGAGGGAATCCTGCGCTACGCCAGGGAGTTCCACGGACACGTCTGCCCCTACCTCGCGCTCGGAATCAGGGCCTCGATTATAGCGATGGAGGAGCTCGGCGTTGGGCGGCTTGACTACGAGGGAAGCGTTGATGAAAGGATCCTTGCAATAGTGGAGAGCAACAGCTGCTTTGCCGACGGCGTTCAGGTGACGACCGGCTGCACCCTCGGCAACAACTCGTTGATATACCTCGACCTCGGTAAAACGGCGCTCACACTCGTTAAGCGCTCGGACTGGAGCGGTGTGAGGGTCTATGCCGACGGTGAGAGGCTACGGAAGTACTACCCTGAAGAGGCCACCGAGCTCTTCAACAGGGTCGTGAAGGAGCGAAAGGGGACAGAGGAGGAGAGAAAGCGCCTCTGGGAGCTCTGGGAGGAGATCGCCCACAGGATGCTGCACCTTCCAAGGGGTGAGTTTAAAATAGAGCGCGTGAAGGTTAGACCCATAGAGCCCGCCCCGATTTTCGATAGCGTTCGCTGTTCAAGGTGCAACGAGCTTGCAATGGCGAGCCGGATTGTTTACCGCGACGGAAAATCCTTCTGCCTGAAATGCGCCGGCGAGAAATACTACGCCGTTATAGGCAGGGGCATCGTGGAGGTGAATGGAGATGGGGTTTGA
- a CDS encoding iron ABC transporter substrate-binding protein, which produces MGFDWRKVLAVFLVVLAVSMAGCIGTSTSSSTKPVSSSPTVTSSTASQGYITVTDMLGRTVKVPANVTRVVAVGPGALRILVYLNATKDVVGIEEFEKRFPYGRPYILAHPELLKLPVIGPGGPGKLPDMEALIKVHPQVIFMVFVSRQTADEVQQKTGIPVVVLSYGTLKNFTDPVFFKSLLLAGKILGKEKRAEEVIKFIEEQQSYLENLTKGLKSPRVYVGGIGFKGAHGITSTFTDYAPFTVLGLDNIAANLTSTNYGWVQVDKEWLLKENPDYIFIDEGGLKIILDDYRSNPDFYNSLKAVKEGHVYGVLPYNFYNTNIGIAIADAYYIGKVLYPERFKNIDPVKKADEIFTFLVGKPVYGELAKEFGGFGKIDLASGNVTYGLPTNP; this is translated from the coding sequence ATGGGGTTTGACTGGAGGAAGGTTCTGGCGGTCTTTCTCGTCGTTCTGGCCGTCTCAATGGCCGGCTGTATAGGAACCTCGACGTCGAGCTCAACCAAGCCAGTCAGCTCCTCCCCAACGGTAACGAGCTCAACCGCGAGCCAGGGCTACATCACCGTCACCGACATGCTCGGGAGGACGGTAAAGGTTCCGGCAAACGTAACACGGGTCGTTGCCGTTGGACCGGGAGCTTTGAGGATACTCGTTTATCTCAACGCTACCAAAGACGTCGTCGGAATCGAGGAGTTCGAGAAGCGCTTCCCCTACGGGAGGCCCTACATCCTGGCCCACCCCGAGCTTCTCAAACTGCCGGTCATCGGCCCGGGTGGTCCCGGAAAGCTCCCTGACATGGAGGCCCTGATTAAGGTCCATCCGCAGGTCATCTTCATGGTTTTCGTGAGCAGGCAGACCGCCGATGAGGTTCAGCAGAAGACGGGAATCCCCGTCGTGGTCCTCAGCTACGGAACGCTGAAGAACTTCACAGACCCGGTCTTCTTCAAGTCGCTCCTCCTGGCCGGAAAAATCCTCGGAAAGGAGAAGAGGGCCGAGGAGGTCATAAAGTTCATCGAGGAACAGCAGAGCTACCTTGAAAACCTCACGAAGGGCCTGAAGAGTCCGAGGGTTTACGTCGGCGGAATAGGCTTCAAGGGCGCCCACGGGATAACGAGCACCTTCACCGACTACGCGCCCTTCACGGTTCTGGGCCTCGACAACATAGCGGCCAACCTTACGAGCACCAACTACGGCTGGGTGCAGGTGGACAAGGAGTGGCTCCTCAAGGAGAACCCGGACTACATCTTCATCGACGAGGGTGGTTTGAAGATAATCCTCGACGACTACAGGAGCAACCCCGACTTCTACAACTCGCTCAAGGCCGTGAAGGAGGGCCACGTCTACGGAGTCCTGCCCTACAACTTCTACAACACCAACATCGGAATCGCCATAGCCGACGCCTACTATATCGGAAAGGTCCTCTATCCAGAGCGGTTCAAGAACATCGACCCAGTTAAGAAGGCGGACGAAATATTCACGTTCCTCGTCGGGAAGCCGGTTTACGGCGAGCTCGCCAAGGAATTCGGCGGGTTCGGAAAGATAGACCTCGCCAGCGGAAACGTCACCTACGGCCTTCCAACGAACCCGTGA
- a CDS encoding FecCD family ABC transporter permease, with the protein MDYKAYLRRKLLIGLALFLSLLAVSLFSLSSGPYHVPVREVLAVLFGGGTKDDRLVILGIRLPRIVAGILVGASMGIAGAVLQGYLRNPLATPFTMGVSNGAMFGASLAIILGAGYSLNSGQVFLNNPYAVVLFAFLGAISATLVILALARLRGLSPEAIVLAGVAMSSLYVALTTLVQYFANELQLSAMVYWSFGNLARATWRENAIMALAFAFVFAYFLVKRWDLNASTLGDEIAKSVGVNIERERLIGTLLAAFVTSITVAFVGVIGFIGLIAPHSMRLIAGGDYRSLIPLSALAGALLLVSADTVARLIVSPMNLPVGVITSFLGAPTFIYLLVKMEGRR; encoded by the coding sequence ATGGACTACAAGGCGTACCTGAGGCGAAAGCTCCTCATAGGCCTCGCCCTTTTCCTTTCCCTGTTAGCTGTCTCTCTGTTCTCCCTCTCAAGCGGACCCTATCACGTTCCGGTTAGAGAAGTCCTCGCGGTTCTCTTCGGCGGTGGAACCAAGGACGACCGCCTCGTAATCCTCGGCATAAGGCTCCCGAGAATCGTCGCCGGAATCCTCGTCGGGGCTTCGATGGGCATCGCCGGAGCGGTTCTGCAGGGCTACCTGAGAAATCCCCTCGCAACTCCCTTCACTATGGGCGTCTCGAACGGCGCCATGTTTGGCGCTTCCCTGGCCATAATCCTCGGCGCGGGTTATTCCCTCAACTCGGGGCAGGTCTTCCTCAACAACCCCTACGCGGTGGTTCTCTTCGCGTTCCTCGGGGCGATAAGCGCCACCCTCGTCATTCTCGCTCTGGCTAGGCTCCGCGGTCTGAGTCCAGAGGCGATAGTTTTGGCAGGAGTCGCGATGAGCTCCCTCTACGTTGCTCTAACTACCCTCGTTCAGTACTTCGCAAACGAGCTTCAGCTCTCGGCGATGGTCTACTGGAGCTTCGGAAACCTCGCGAGGGCAACGTGGCGTGAGAACGCAATAATGGCGCTCGCGTTCGCCTTCGTTTTCGCATACTTCCTCGTCAAGCGGTGGGATTTGAACGCCTCAACCCTTGGAGACGAGATAGCCAAGAGCGTTGGGGTCAACATCGAGAGGGAAAGACTGATAGGGACCCTCCTGGCGGCGTTCGTTACGTCCATAACGGTGGCCTTCGTGGGGGTAATCGGCTTCATCGGACTCATCGCGCCCCACTCGATGCGCCTCATCGCTGGCGGTGATTACCGCTCGCTGATTCCCCTCTCGGCGTTAGCGGGGGCGCTGCTCCTCGTCTCGGCCGACACAGTCGCGAGGCTAATCGTTTCGCCCATGAACCTCCCCGTTGGCGTCATAACCTCGTTCCTCGGCGCGCCGACGTTCATATACCTCCTCGTGAAGATGGAGGGCCGGCGATGA
- a CDS encoding ABC transporter ATP-binding protein, whose protein sequence is MIEAKGISFSYGEREVLRGISLEVGEGEFVAILGPNGAGKSTFLRCLAGILKCDGVFVKGRPINDYPPRELSKVLAYVPQRVEPGFLTVFDTVLLGRRPYMGLTPSERDLKVVEEALKRLGIEELALKRTNEISGGELQKVSIARALAQEPEILLMDEPTNNLDLKSQLEVMRLARELAKEGKTVITVMHDVNLALRFAKRFVFMKDGRKIADGDLEVLSEGLFEEVYGVKVEIGEVRGVPVVVPL, encoded by the coding sequence ATGATTGAGGCGAAAGGCATAAGCTTCTCCTACGGCGAGCGGGAGGTCCTGAGGGGAATAAGCTTGGAAGTCGGCGAGGGTGAGTTCGTGGCAATACTCGGCCCGAACGGGGCCGGAAAGAGCACCTTTCTCAGATGTCTCGCCGGAATCCTGAAGTGCGACGGTGTCTTCGTCAAGGGCAGACCGATTAACGACTACCCGCCGAGGGAGCTCTCGAAGGTTCTCGCCTACGTCCCGCAGAGGGTCGAGCCGGGGTTTTTGACGGTCTTCGACACCGTTCTCCTCGGCAGGAGGCCCTACATGGGGTTAACCCCTTCGGAAAGGGATTTGAAAGTCGTCGAGGAAGCCCTGAAGAGGCTCGGCATTGAGGAGTTGGCCCTCAAGAGGACGAACGAGATAAGCGGCGGCGAACTGCAGAAGGTCAGCATAGCGAGGGCTCTGGCTCAGGAACCCGAAATCCTGCTGATGGACGAGCCGACCAACAACCTCGACCTCAAGAGCCAGCTTGAGGTGATGAGGCTCGCGAGGGAGCTGGCGAAGGAGGGAAAGACCGTCATTACTGTCATGCACGACGTGAACTTAGCTCTGCGCTTTGCGAAGAGGTTCGTCTTCATGAAGGACGGGAGAAAAATAGCCGATGGTGACCTCGAAGTCCTGAGCGAGGGACTCTTTGAGGAAGTCTACGGCGTTAAGGTGGAGATAGGGGAGGTAAGAGGGGTCCCCGTGGTGGTTCCCCTCTAA